The following coding sequences lie in one Peribacillus frigoritolerans genomic window:
- the hpaB gene encoding 4-hydroxyphenylacetate 3-monooxygenase, oxygenase component — protein MPAKTGKEYIDRVDKAKANVWINGEQVKDKISQHPAFKGVMKTQAELYDLQHDTAKNDIMTYISPTSNERVGTSFMQPRTKEDLEKRRMMIQEWARHNNGMMGRSPDYINSGMMAYGTAADMFGTQDSAFAKNMKDYYELCREKDLSLTHTLIQPQVNRGVSAAKLPDPYIAARIAGKNSEGLIIKGARLLATQGGITDEIMVFPSTLLKQSEEENPYAFAFSIPNNTPGLKFICRESFDYGKSHFDHPLGSRFEEMDTIIVFDDVVVPWNRVFAYGDVGICNQAYNESNAVVHMTHQVVSKNIAKTEFILGILQLMAETINIGQYQHVQEKISEVIMALETLKAFITASEANAKLDKWGMMTPDFTPLNIARNYYPKIYPRFSEIMQLLGASGLMAIPNEADFNSELRPDLDKYLQAANGGAYDRVKLYRLAWDVCMSSFGSRQTLYERFFFGDPVRMASALYNGYDKQEYVDRVKEFLNRTENLAEIN, from the coding sequence ATGCCGGCTAAAACAGGTAAAGAATATATCGATAGGGTAGACAAAGCAAAGGCGAATGTATGGATCAATGGAGAGCAAGTAAAAGATAAGATCAGTCAACACCCAGCTTTTAAAGGGGTCATGAAAACACAGGCTGAATTATATGATTTGCAGCATGATACCGCGAAAAATGACATCATGACTTATATTTCACCAACTTCAAACGAAAGAGTAGGGACCTCATTCATGCAGCCGCGGACTAAGGAAGACCTTGAAAAAAGGAGGATGATGATTCAAGAATGGGCAAGACATAATAATGGAATGATGGGACGTTCCCCTGATTATATCAACAGTGGGATGATGGCGTACGGTACTGCAGCGGATATGTTCGGCACTCAGGATTCGGCATTTGCAAAAAATATGAAGGATTATTATGAGCTCTGCCGGGAAAAGGATTTGTCGTTGACACATACCTTGATTCAACCACAGGTTAATAGGGGAGTTAGTGCCGCAAAGCTTCCGGACCCTTACATCGCTGCACGGATTGCTGGCAAGAATTCAGAAGGGCTTATTATAAAGGGAGCCAGATTATTAGCTACACAAGGAGGAATAACGGATGAAATCATGGTTTTCCCTTCGACATTGCTAAAACAATCAGAAGAAGAAAACCCTTATGCATTCGCATTCTCCATACCAAATAATACACCGGGGTTGAAATTCATCTGTCGTGAATCATTCGACTATGGCAAATCACATTTTGATCATCCACTTGGTTCACGATTTGAGGAGATGGATACGATTATCGTTTTTGATGATGTAGTCGTTCCTTGGAATCGGGTATTTGCATATGGGGATGTCGGAATTTGTAACCAGGCTTATAATGAAAGCAATGCAGTTGTTCATATGACCCATCAGGTGGTATCGAAGAATATCGCCAAAACCGAGTTCATTCTGGGGATTTTACAACTTATGGCGGAAACCATCAATATCGGGCAATACCAGCATGTTCAGGAGAAAATCTCGGAAGTCATCATGGCGCTTGAAACGCTAAAGGCTTTCATAACAGCTTCGGAGGCAAACGCGAAATTGGATAAATGGGGAATGATGACACCTGATTTTACACCATTAAACATTGCCCGTAATTATTATCCGAAGATTTACCCTAGATTCAGTGAAATAATGCAGCTTCTTGGAGCTAGCGGCTTAATGGCGATTCCAAATGAAGCCGATTTCAATTCGGAGCTTCGACCGGATTTGGATAAATATCTTCAAGCTGCGAATGGTGGAGCATATGACAGGGTCAAATTGTATCGTCTCGCATGGGATGTATGCATGAGTTCATTTGGATCCAGGCAAACGCTGTACGAAAGATTCTTTTTTGGAGATCCGGTCCGTATGGCGAGTGCTTTATATAACGGCTATGATAAACAGGAATATGTGGATCGTGTCAAGGAGTTCTTGAACCGTACTGAAAACCTTGCAGAAATCAACTGA
- a CDS encoding fumarylacetoacetate hydrolase family protein — protein sequence MKRARVAYAGAIHPAFEYHGQLQLADGRIVNEQDVVWLPPVEPRTVFALGLNYADHAKELAFKAPEEPLAFLKGPNTFIGHRGQTKRPADAAFMHYECELAVVIGKKAKNIKKEEAFMYVSGYTVANDYAIRDYLENYYRPNLKVKNRDTCTPIGPWLVDAEDIPDPSNLAIKTYVNGKLTQQGNTKDMIFGIADLIEYFSSFMTLSPGDIILTGTPEGLADTAVGDEIITEIEGIGKLVSTIVGDDAFTEGGDRPHLKIHN from the coding sequence ATGAAGAGAGCACGTGTAGCCTATGCAGGTGCCATACATCCAGCATTTGAATATCATGGCCAGCTCCAATTGGCGGATGGCCGGATTGTCAATGAGCAGGATGTTGTCTGGCTTCCCCCAGTGGAACCACGAACTGTCTTCGCGCTTGGCTTGAATTATGCAGACCATGCGAAGGAGCTTGCTTTTAAAGCCCCGGAAGAACCCCTTGCGTTCTTAAAAGGCCCCAATACCTTTATCGGCCACCGGGGACAGACAAAGCGGCCTGCTGATGCAGCTTTTATGCATTATGAATGTGAACTGGCAGTCGTCATCGGGAAAAAGGCGAAGAACATAAAAAAGGAAGAAGCCTTTATGTATGTAAGTGGATATACGGTTGCAAATGATTATGCAATACGGGATTATCTGGAGAATTACTACCGGCCAAACTTAAAGGTCAAAAATCGCGATACCTGCACCCCCATTGGACCTTGGCTAGTCGATGCCGAAGATATTCCAGATCCTTCGAATCTTGCCATCAAAACTTACGTCAACGGAAAATTGACTCAGCAAGGCAACACGAAAGACATGATTTTCGGCATTGCTGATTTAATTGAATATTTCAGCAGCTTCATGACATTGAGTCCAGGCGATATCATTTTGACAGGCACACCTGAAGGATTGGCGGATACTGCTGTAGGCGATGAAATCATCACTGAAATTGAAGGAATCGGGAAACTCGTCAGCACAATAGTCGGTGACGATGCATTTACTGAAGGCGGGGATCGGCCGCATCTAAAAATCCATAATTAA
- a CDS encoding 5-carboxymethyl-2-hydroxymuconate Delta-isomerase, with translation MPHIIIEYTDNIKDEIQIDGLLRKVNDVLISYPSIFPIGGIRSRAIELKHYRVADGTEDDAFVHAILKIGAGRQDSDKTKVCDQLFKTMESHLASLFSKRYLALSMELTEFSDFGTYKKNNIHDRYNK, from the coding sequence ATGCCTCATATTATTATTGAATATACGGATAATATCAAAGATGAAATCCAGATTGATGGCTTATTAAGGAAGGTGAATGATGTACTGATATCTTATCCTTCCATCTTTCCAATTGGCGGCATTCGATCCCGGGCCATTGAATTGAAGCATTATCGTGTTGCCGATGGTACAGAGGATGATGCCTTTGTTCATGCCATCCTAAAAATTGGTGCTGGACGCCAGGACAGTGATAAAACCAAAGTATGTGACCAACTATTCAAAACGATGGAATCCCATTTGGCATCCCTCTTTTCAAAAAGATATCTTGCACTCTCCATGGAACTTACGGAATTCAGTGATTTTGGCACATATAAAAAGAATAATATCCATGATCGATACAATAAATGA
- a CDS encoding LysR family transcriptional regulator produces MDIRQLKYFVTIVQEEQVTKAAKKLHMAQPPLSQQLKLMEMEIGEKLFDRNGKKLELTETGKVLYKKAEALLNQFEETLLEVKEVSKGVKGTLSIGSVKTCFSYIPQRMRTFRVKYPDIRFKLMEGDTFRLTEGLINREIELAIVRLPINGKQFSSINLPPEDFVLVTPKDWDIPDSIEFKQIKEYPLLLLHRVSGQGTYELIVNECFRHGFDPTIVCECPDAAMILSLVKEGIGATIMPRTTSKSFSTQGIKIVELIDCEVQSEAALIWLEERYLSKGAVKFLETFSE; encoded by the coding sequence ATGGACATCCGGCAGTTAAAATATTTTGTGACAATCGTTCAGGAAGAACAAGTAACCAAAGCCGCAAAAAAATTACATATGGCTCAACCGCCTCTTAGCCAGCAACTTAAATTAATGGAAATGGAAATCGGTGAAAAACTTTTCGATCGGAATGGAAAGAAACTTGAACTCACAGAAACTGGCAAGGTCCTTTATAAAAAAGCTGAAGCTCTATTGAATCAGTTTGAAGAAACACTTCTGGAAGTGAAGGAAGTCAGTAAAGGGGTAAAGGGCACTCTTTCCATAGGCTCTGTAAAAACTTGCTTTTCTTACATTCCGCAAAGGATGAGAACCTTTAGAGTTAAATACCCTGACATACGTTTCAAGTTAATGGAAGGTGATACGTTCCGTTTGACAGAAGGGTTAATAAACAGGGAAATCGAGTTGGCCATTGTACGGCTTCCTATTAACGGTAAGCAATTCTCATCAATTAACCTTCCGCCGGAAGATTTTGTGCTTGTCACCCCAAAAGATTGGGATATCCCAGACTCCATCGAATTCAAACAAATCAAAGAATATCCCCTCTTATTGCTGCATAGGGTAAGCGGTCAAGGTACTTACGAACTTATAGTGAATGAATGCTTCAGACATGGATTTGATCCTACGATTGTATGTGAATGTCCTGATGCTGCAATGATATTATCTTTAGTGAAGGAAGGAATAGGCGCTACCATCATGCCACGTACCACATCCAAATCGTTTTCAACCCAAGGGATAAAAATAGTCGAATTGATAGATTGTGAAGTACAATCGGAAGCCGCCCTTATTTGGCTAGAAGAACGCTATCTTTCCAAAGGCGCCGTCAAATTTCTAGAAACTTTTTCTGAATGA